Proteins from one Juglans microcarpa x Juglans regia isolate MS1-56 chromosome 6S, Jm3101_v1.0, whole genome shotgun sequence genomic window:
- the LOC121237888 gene encoding pentatricopeptide repeat-containing protein At3g14580, mitochondrial, translated as MVPRSLLSFNTTKARHAIFASLLTRPTIIIRTPSSSTILLLPSSSSSSSFSSISSCPVPPQDSHTLNRLNQKDWLATNEVLKFIEALEDPSSVITFLDRYAKRKDYKPNEALYTLVVNKLAQAKMFDAIEDVMHRIKAPKHRCRLSDDFFYNVIRVYGNVAGRVSKAIGTLFDMPNYNCWPAVRTFNFALNLLVSAKQFDLVHEVYMGAPKLGVEIDACCLNILIKGLCECGKLEDAFYVLDEFPKQRCKPNVRTFSTLMHALCERGKIEEAFGLLERMEKEGIFPDTITFNILISGLRKERRVEEGMELLERMKHKGCYPNSASYQEVLYGLLDGNKFVDAKEFMHRMISAGLNPSFESYKLIIRGLSKKNLLEDVDWALKQMVLQGFVPKMGMWKRILRSMFPVKSRYGSISCEEILEN; from the coding sequence ATGGTTCCTCGTTCTTTGCTTTCCTTCAATACGACGAAGGCCCGCCATGCAATCTTTGCGTCTCTCCTTACCCGTCCAACAATCATCATCCGAACCCCATCATCTTCtacaattcttcttcttccttcttcttcttcttcttcttccttctcttcaaTCTCTTCCTGTCCGGTTCCACCCCAAGATTCCCATACTCTCAATAGACTCAACCAGAAGGACTGGTTGGCGACAAACGAGGTTTTGAAATTCATCGAAGCCCTCGAAGACCCCAGCTCCGTGATCACTTTCTTGGACCGCTACGCAAAGCGAAAGGACTACAAACCCAATGAAGCTCTATACACTTTGGTCGTCAACAAACTAGCTCAGGCGAAAATGTTTGATGCCATTGAAGATGTCATGCACAGAATTAAAGCCCCAAAGCATCGTTGCCGCTTATCCGACGACTTCTTCTACAATGTTATTAGGGTTTACGGCAATGTGGCTGGTCGTGTAAGCAAAGCGATCGGTACCCTTTTTGATATGCCAAACTACAATTGCTGGCCTGCAGTGAGAACCTTTAATTTTGCCCTGAACTTGCTTGTTTCCGCTAAACAGTTCGATCTCGTCCACGAGGTGTACATGGGTGCTCCTAAGTTGGGCGTCGAGATTGACGCTTGTTGTCTTAATATACTCATTAAGGGGTTGTGCGAGTGTGGGAAATTGGAAGACGCGTTTTACGTGCTCGATGAATTTCCAAAGCAAAGGTGTAAGCCGAACGTGAGGACATTCTCAACTCTAATGCACGCGTTGTGTGAGCGTGGGAAGATAGAGGAAGCATTTGGGTTACTTGAGAGGATGGAAAAGGAGGGGATTTTTCCAGACACGATCACATTCAATATTCTGATTTCGGGGCTCAGGAAAGAAAGGAGAGTTGAAGAGGGGATGGAGCTTCTGGAGAGAATGAAGCACAAGGGTTGTTATCCGAATTCTGCGTCTTATCAAGAGGTATTGTATGGTTTACTAGATGGCAACAAGTTTGTCGATGCAAAGGAGTTCATGCATCGGATGATCTCAGCGGGTTTAAATCCAAGTTTTGAGTCTTACAAGTTAATAATTCGTGGGTTATCGAAGAAAAACCTTTTGGAGGATGTGGATTGGGCTTTGAAGCAGATGGTGCTCCAAGGTTTTGTACCAAAGATGGGGATGTGGAAGCGGATTCTCCGGAGCATGTTTCCAGTAAAGAGCAGATATGGAAGCATTTCTTGTGAAGAAATTTTAGAGAATTAG
- the LOC121237889 gene encoding uncharacterized protein LOC121237889 isoform X1: MDSSLIVNFIRFPTAKQVWDSAAITYFDGIDTSQVYDLRRRVTRMRQAGGSIEKYYNDLQGLWHEIDFRRPNRMGCAADIQKYNSILQEDRVYTFLDGLDDRLDNTRSDVLQLKPFPTVEQAYAHVRREDVRQTVMASGAEATSGGVVMATKGIKSRQFQTLVKSGSLSLSGGKSNSSARPKGQSDGGKCTHCGNAKHTRDTCFKLHGYPDWWHELQARKKRDPAAIEEGTGRAVVVTAEPQLSLIPLAEPSTSLTDRGYSQQGDHWAWY, from the exons ATGGATTCTTCCTTGATTGTGAACTTCATTCGCTTCCCAACGGCCAAACAGGTTTGGGATTCTGCTGCTATAACTTACTTTGATGGAATTGACACCTCGCAAGTATATGATCTCCGGCGTCGTGTGACTCGCATGAGACAAGCAGGTGGATCCATTGAAAAATACTATAATGATCTACAAGGTTTGTGGCATGAAATTGATTTTCGTCGCCCCAATCGAATGGGATGTGCCGCagatatacaaaaatataactCAATCCTACAGGAGGATAGAGTTTACACCTTCCTGGATGGGTTGGACGATCGACTAGATAACACTCGGAGTGATGTGCTGCAGCTGAAACCTTTCCCTACGGTTGAACAGGCCTACGCTCATGTTCGACGGGAGGATGTTCGACAAACTGTGATGGCATCTGGGGCAGAAGCTACTTCTGGTGGTGTCGTTATGGCCACTAAAGGAATTAAATCAAGACAATTTCAAACACTGGTGAAATCAGGGTCACTTTCCCTGAGTGGTGGGAAGTCCAACTCATCCGCCAGGCCTAAGGGTCAATCTGATGGAGGGAAATGTACTCATTGTGGCAATGCAAAACATACCCGTGATACTTGCTTCAAGCTCCATGGGTACCCAGATTGGTGGCATGAATTACAGGCACGAAAGAAACGAGATCCTGCTGCTATTGAGGAAGGCACGGGTAGAGCTGTTGTGGTCACTGCCGAGCCTCAATTATCTCTCATTCCCCTGGCAGAACCCTCCACTTCTCTCACTGATCGAG GATATTCTCAGCAAGGAGATCATTGGGCGTGGTACTAA
- the LOC121237889 gene encoding uncharacterized protein LOC121237889 isoform X2, translating to MDSSLIVNFIRFPTAKQAYAHVRREDVRQTVMASGAEATSGGVVMATKGIKSRQFQTLVKSGSLSLSGGKSNSSARPKGQSDGGKCTHCGNAKHTRDTCFKLHGYPDWWHELQARKKRDPAAIEEGTGRAVVVTAEPQLSLIPLAEPSTSLTDRGYSQQGDHWAWY from the exons ATGGATTCTTCCTTGATTGTGAACTTCATTCGCTTCCCAACGGCCAAACAG GCCTACGCTCATGTTCGACGGGAGGATGTTCGACAAACTGTGATGGCATCTGGGGCAGAAGCTACTTCTGGTGGTGTCGTTATGGCCACTAAAGGAATTAAATCAAGACAATTTCAAACACTGGTGAAATCAGGGTCACTTTCCCTGAGTGGTGGGAAGTCCAACTCATCCGCCAGGCCTAAGGGTCAATCTGATGGAGGGAAATGTACTCATTGTGGCAATGCAAAACATACCCGTGATACTTGCTTCAAGCTCCATGGGTACCCAGATTGGTGGCATGAATTACAGGCACGAAAGAAACGAGATCCTGCTGCTATTGAGGAAGGCACGGGTAGAGCTGTTGTGGTCACTGCCGAGCCTCAATTATCTCTCATTCCCCTGGCAGAACCCTCCACTTCTCTCACTGATCGAG GATATTCTCAGCAAGGAGATCATTGGGCGTGGTACTAA
- the LOC121237887 gene encoding C2 domain-containing protein At1g53590-like isoform X2 — translation MEMFIMLHVGSVLLFLWLFSWFNWCHPIAYFVSLIYLYLVQEQYITRMRRKLQFEERKQADQRRVLSDSETVRWLNHAVERIWPICMEQIASQKILLPIIPWFLEKYKPWTAKKAVAQHLYLGRNPPMFTEMRVLHQSSDDDHLVMELGMNFLTADDMSAIIAVQLRKSLGFGMWAKLHITGMHVEGKVLIGVKFLHKWPFIGRLRVCFAEPPYFQMTVKPIFTHGLDVTEIPGIAGWLDKLLSLAFEQTLVEPNMLVVDMEKFASPQSESWFSVDEKEPVAYAKVEVIEGSDMKPSDPNGLADPYVKGQLGTYRFRTKIQKKTLAPKWHEEFKIPIFTWESANMLCIEVRDKDYFVDDTLGGCSVNISDLRDGQRHDVWFTLQNIKMGRLHLAITVLEDNKKETLSMEDKRNSFAETTDLKGSFSSVSSLKSPRVPDNFEPIDIDGQTETGIWVHHPGSEISQRWEPRKGKSRRIDTKIHSELNGSMNSFNASASGSLNTDTSSTDENPDDKSPLKSVQRGLRKIGSVFHRTPRKEDQTGSSGVAIQSPHVNLRAVNSKEIGVKFVMEGNSSRNASGKNLEEENATSPKESGSESPRKGNMKGMAKSILRHAGKSARGIKHVISREGSKNSRGDASVGTEREITAVESDHSEDESCSSPGVKRISSIPEATSSGCVFYPSDTEELVVQTYSNEDDALMGIEGPNENKSVEDLEKKDDKPDSHDQRDDGVEESLQPKLAGVDLEGDKIAFCLDCLKGSSELSHGGGIGRI, via the exons ATGGAGATGTTCATAATGCTTCATGTAGGGTCGGTGCTGCTATTCCTTTGGTTGTTTTCTTGGTTCAATTGGTGCCATCCGATCGCCTATTTTGTGTCTCTGATATATCTCTATTTG GTTCAGGAGCAGTATATTACAAGAATGCGGAGGAAATTACAGTTCGAAGAAAGAAAACAAGCTGATCAGAGAAGG GTGCTTTCTGATTCTGAAACGGTGCGGTGGTTGAACCATGCAGTTGAAAGGATCTGGCCCATATGTATGGAACAGATTGCTTCACAGAAGATTCTCTTGCCCATCATACCATGGTTCTTGGAGAAGTACAAACCATGGACTGCT AAGAAAGCGGTGGCTCAGCACCTGTACTTGGGAAGAAACCCTCCTATGTTCACAGAAATGAGGGTTCTCCATCAGTCCTCTGATGATGACCACTTG GTTATGGAGCTGGGGATGAACTTTCTCACAGCTGATGATATGAGTGCAATAATTGCTGTGCAGCTAAGGAAAAGTTTGGGATTCGGAATGTGGGCAAAGTTGCATATAACAGGCATGCATGTTGAAGGCAAG GTCTTAATTGGGGTGAAGTTCCTTCACAAGTGGCCTTTCATTGGCCGTTTGCGGGTGTGCTTTGCTGAGCCTCCGTATTTTCAGATGACCGTCAAGCCTATCTTTACTCATGGTCTTGATGTTACAGAAATTCCAGGGATTGCTGGATGGCTA GATAAACTTCTGTCCCTTGCCTTTGAGCAGACACTTGTTGAG CCTAATATGCTGGTTGTTGACATGGAGAAATTTGCTTCGCCACAGTCAG AAAGTTGGTTCTCAGTGGATGAGAAGGAGCCTGTTGCTTATGCTAAAGTAGAAGTTATTGAAGGATCTGACATGAAGCCATCAGATCCAAATG GATTGGCTGATCCATACGTAAAAGGTCAATTGGGGACTTACAGATTCAGGACTAAGATTCAGAAGAAAACTCTGGCTCCAAAATGGCACGAGGAATTTAAGATCCCCATTTTTACATGGGAATCAGCCAATATGCTTTGTATTGAAGTTCGTGACAAGGACTATTTTGTTGATGACACACTTGG GGGCTGTTCTGTGAACATCAGTGATCTTAGGGATGGCCAGAGGCATGATGTATGGTTTACTCTTCAGAATATTAAAATGGGGAGGTTGCATCTGGCAATTACTGTGCTTGAAGACAATAAAAAG GAAACGTTGAGCATGGAAGATAAAAGAAACTCCTTTGCTGAGACTACTGACCTTAAAGGTTCTTTCTCATCTGTATCATCATTAAAGTCTCCAAGAGTGCCAGATAATTTTGAGCCCATTGATATAGATGGTCAAACAGAAACTGGGATATGGGTCCATCACCCGGGAAGTGAAATTTCACAAAGATGGGAGCCTAGAAAAGGAAAGAGTCGACGCATTGATACTAAAATTCACAGCGAGCTGAATGGTTCCATGAACAGCTTTAATGCATCAGCATCTGGATCCCTTAACACCGATACCAGTAGCACTGATGAAAATCCTGATGATAAGAGTCCATTGAAATCGGTTCAGAGAGGCTTAAGGAAGATAGGTTCAGTATTTCACAGGACTCCCAGAAAGGAGGATCAAACGGGCAGCTCCGGGGTGGCTATTCAATCTCCACATGTTAATCTTCGGGCAGTCAACTCGAAGGAGATTGGTGTGAAGTTTGTTATGGAAGGCAACAGTAGTAGAAATGCATCTGGTAAGAATCTCGAGGAAGAGAATGCAACAAGTCCCAAAGAGAGTGGTTCGGAAAGCCCAAGGAAAGGAAACATGAAAGGTATGGCAAAGAGTATTTTAAGACATGCTGGGAAATCTGCTCGTGGCATAAAACATGTAATTTCCCGGGAAGGATCGAAAAACTCTCGAGGTGATGCATCGGTAGGGACAGAAAGAGAAATCACAGCGGTGGAGTCCGACCATTCTGAGGATGAATCCTGTTCTTCCCCAGGAGTCAAAAGGATTTCATCAATTCCAGAGGCAACATCCTCTGGCTGCGTTTTTTATCCCTCAGACACCGAGGAACTTGTGGTTCAGACGTATTCAAATGAAGATGATGCATTAATGGGAATTGAAGGCcctaatgaaaataaaagtgttgAGGACTTGGAAAAGAAGGATGACAAGCCTGACAGCCATGACCAACGTGATGATGGGGTGGAAGAGTCCTTACAACCCAAGCTTGCTGGAGTGGATTTGGAAGGAGACAAGATAGCATTTTGCCTAGACTGTTTAAAAGGCAGCTCGGAGTTATCTCATGGTGGTGGAATAGGAAGAATTTAA
- the LOC121237887 gene encoding C2 domain-containing protein At1g53590-like isoform X1 produces the protein MEMFIMLHVGSVLLFLWLFSWFNWCHPIAYFVSLIYLYLVQEQYITRMRRKLQFEERKQADQRRVLSDSETVRWLNHAVERIWPICMEQIASQKILLPIIPWFLEKYKPWTAKKAVAQHLYLGRNPPMFTEMRVLHQSSDDDHLVMELGMNFLTADDMSAIIAVQLRKSLGFGMWAKLHITGMHVEGKVLIGVKFLHKWPFIGRLRVCFAEPPYFQMTVKPIFTHGLDVTEIPGIAGWLDKLLSLAFEQTLVEPNMLVVDMEKFASPQSESWFSVDEKEPVAYAKVEVIEGSDMKPSDPNGLADPYVKGQLGTYRFRTKIQKKTLAPKWHEEFKIPIFTWESANMLCIEVRDKDYFVDDTLGGCSVNISDLRDGQRHDVWFTLQNIKMGRLHLAITVLEDNKKGDNHPCNQETLSMEDKRNSFAETTDLKGSFSSVSSLKSPRVPDNFEPIDIDGQTETGIWVHHPGSEISQRWEPRKGKSRRIDTKIHSELNGSMNSFNASASGSLNTDTSSTDENPDDKSPLKSVQRGLRKIGSVFHRTPRKEDQTGSSGVAIQSPHVNLRAVNSKEIGVKFVMEGNSSRNASGKNLEEENATSPKESGSESPRKGNMKGMAKSILRHAGKSARGIKHVISREGSKNSRGDASVGTEREITAVESDHSEDESCSSPGVKRISSIPEATSSGCVFYPSDTEELVVQTYSNEDDALMGIEGPNENKSVEDLEKKDDKPDSHDQRDDGVEESLQPKLAGVDLEGDKIAFCLDCLKGSSELSHGGGIGRI, from the exons ATGGAGATGTTCATAATGCTTCATGTAGGGTCGGTGCTGCTATTCCTTTGGTTGTTTTCTTGGTTCAATTGGTGCCATCCGATCGCCTATTTTGTGTCTCTGATATATCTCTATTTG GTTCAGGAGCAGTATATTACAAGAATGCGGAGGAAATTACAGTTCGAAGAAAGAAAACAAGCTGATCAGAGAAGG GTGCTTTCTGATTCTGAAACGGTGCGGTGGTTGAACCATGCAGTTGAAAGGATCTGGCCCATATGTATGGAACAGATTGCTTCACAGAAGATTCTCTTGCCCATCATACCATGGTTCTTGGAGAAGTACAAACCATGGACTGCT AAGAAAGCGGTGGCTCAGCACCTGTACTTGGGAAGAAACCCTCCTATGTTCACAGAAATGAGGGTTCTCCATCAGTCCTCTGATGATGACCACTTG GTTATGGAGCTGGGGATGAACTTTCTCACAGCTGATGATATGAGTGCAATAATTGCTGTGCAGCTAAGGAAAAGTTTGGGATTCGGAATGTGGGCAAAGTTGCATATAACAGGCATGCATGTTGAAGGCAAG GTCTTAATTGGGGTGAAGTTCCTTCACAAGTGGCCTTTCATTGGCCGTTTGCGGGTGTGCTTTGCTGAGCCTCCGTATTTTCAGATGACCGTCAAGCCTATCTTTACTCATGGTCTTGATGTTACAGAAATTCCAGGGATTGCTGGATGGCTA GATAAACTTCTGTCCCTTGCCTTTGAGCAGACACTTGTTGAG CCTAATATGCTGGTTGTTGACATGGAGAAATTTGCTTCGCCACAGTCAG AAAGTTGGTTCTCAGTGGATGAGAAGGAGCCTGTTGCTTATGCTAAAGTAGAAGTTATTGAAGGATCTGACATGAAGCCATCAGATCCAAATG GATTGGCTGATCCATACGTAAAAGGTCAATTGGGGACTTACAGATTCAGGACTAAGATTCAGAAGAAAACTCTGGCTCCAAAATGGCACGAGGAATTTAAGATCCCCATTTTTACATGGGAATCAGCCAATATGCTTTGTATTGAAGTTCGTGACAAGGACTATTTTGTTGATGACACACTTGG GGGCTGTTCTGTGAACATCAGTGATCTTAGGGATGGCCAGAGGCATGATGTATGGTTTACTCTTCAGAATATTAAAATGGGGAGGTTGCATCTGGCAATTACTGTGCTTGAAGACAATAAAAAG GGGGATAACCATCCATGTAACCAGGAAACGTTGAGCATGGAAGATAAAAGAAACTCCTTTGCTGAGACTACTGACCTTAAAGGTTCTTTCTCATCTGTATCATCATTAAAGTCTCCAAGAGTGCCAGATAATTTTGAGCCCATTGATATAGATGGTCAAACAGAAACTGGGATATGGGTCCATCACCCGGGAAGTGAAATTTCACAAAGATGGGAGCCTAGAAAAGGAAAGAGTCGACGCATTGATACTAAAATTCACAGCGAGCTGAATGGTTCCATGAACAGCTTTAATGCATCAGCATCTGGATCCCTTAACACCGATACCAGTAGCACTGATGAAAATCCTGATGATAAGAGTCCATTGAAATCGGTTCAGAGAGGCTTAAGGAAGATAGGTTCAGTATTTCACAGGACTCCCAGAAAGGAGGATCAAACGGGCAGCTCCGGGGTGGCTATTCAATCTCCACATGTTAATCTTCGGGCAGTCAACTCGAAGGAGATTGGTGTGAAGTTTGTTATGGAAGGCAACAGTAGTAGAAATGCATCTGGTAAGAATCTCGAGGAAGAGAATGCAACAAGTCCCAAAGAGAGTGGTTCGGAAAGCCCAAGGAAAGGAAACATGAAAGGTATGGCAAAGAGTATTTTAAGACATGCTGGGAAATCTGCTCGTGGCATAAAACATGTAATTTCCCGGGAAGGATCGAAAAACTCTCGAGGTGATGCATCGGTAGGGACAGAAAGAGAAATCACAGCGGTGGAGTCCGACCATTCTGAGGATGAATCCTGTTCTTCCCCAGGAGTCAAAAGGATTTCATCAATTCCAGAGGCAACATCCTCTGGCTGCGTTTTTTATCCCTCAGACACCGAGGAACTTGTGGTTCAGACGTATTCAAATGAAGATGATGCATTAATGGGAATTGAAGGCcctaatgaaaataaaagtgttgAGGACTTGGAAAAGAAGGATGACAAGCCTGACAGCCATGACCAACGTGATGATGGGGTGGAAGAGTCCTTACAACCCAAGCTTGCTGGAGTGGATTTGGAAGGAGACAAGATAGCATTTTGCCTAGACTGTTTAAAAGGCAGCTCGGAGTTATCTCATGGTGGTGGAATAGGAAGAATTTAA